A region of Deltaproteobacteria bacterium DNA encodes the following proteins:
- a CDS encoding tetratricopeptide repeat protein yields MKTGLSMVFVPLLAALTLAAAHAAAEVGKIRAMSGEVSLLSRGAERWRPAQRGAPVAEGDRVRTGERGRVMLQFGDGSTLMVGNSSEIEVTRFVVDRRKKERTGLFSLLTGKLRAVVAGYFGTSDVRVRTRTSTAGVKGTDFVVMNEGDANVLFGTEGEVEVSGDDGGSVVLTGGAMTENTRGIAPITPVEVERGTALDEVRETLLAVTDVDAPVEWEQAGRLADIMARWNINYGHYLADSGRYDGGLRVFRIAVDMASEPAIKAEAHLARGTVYSRYLGDRDKAMAEYMTVVNDYPELPHVETALYSAGLIEMDAGNDAEALELFRRYLRDYPDGRHGETIKLFIRELEKR; encoded by the coding sequence ATGAAGACGGGGCTCTCGATGGTGTTTGTGCCGCTTTTGGCGGCGTTGACACTCGCGGCGGCCCACGCCGCCGCGGAGGTCGGCAAGATTAGGGCCATGAGCGGCGAGGTATCGCTTCTTTCACGCGGCGCCGAGCGCTGGCGGCCCGCGCAGCGCGGCGCGCCGGTGGCCGAGGGCGACAGGGTGAGGACCGGCGAGCGCGGCCGCGTCATGCTGCAGTTCGGCGACGGCTCCACACTCATGGTCGGCAACTCGAGCGAGATCGAGGTGACCCGCTTTGTCGTGGACAGGAGGAAGAAGGAGCGCACCGGGCTCTTTTCGCTCCTCACGGGCAAGCTACGCGCCGTCGTGGCCGGCTACTTCGGCACCTCCGACGTGCGGGTGCGCACCCGAACGAGCACGGCCGGCGTGAAGGGCACGGACTTCGTCGTCATGAACGAAGGCGACGCCAACGTCCTCTTCGGAACCGAGGGCGAAGTCGAGGTCTCCGGCGACGACGGCGGCTCCGTCGTTCTCACCGGGGGCGCCATGACGGAGAACACCAGGGGGATCGCCCCCATAACTCCGGTGGAGGTGGAGCGCGGCACGGCCCTCGACGAGGTGAGAGAGACGCTTCTGGCCGTGACCGACGTGGACGCGCCCGTTGAGTGGGAGCAGGCCGGAAGGCTCGCCGACATCATGGCCCGGTGGAACATAAACTACGGCCACTACCTCGCCGACAGCGGCCGCTACGACGGGGGGCTGCGGGTCTTCCGCATAGCCGTGGACATGGCGTCCGAGCCCGCCATAAAGGCCGAGGCCCACCTTGCGCGCGGAACCGTCTACTCCCGCTACCTCGGCGACAGGGACAAGGCCATGGCCGAATACATGACGGTCGTCAACGACTACCCCGAGCTTCCCCACGTTGAGACGGCCCTCTACTCGGCGGGCCTCATCGAGATGGATGCAGGCAACGACGCCGAGGCGCTCGAACTCTTCCGGCGCTACCTGAGGGACTATCCAGATGGCCGCCACGGCGAGACCATAAAACTCTTCATCAGGGAGCTCGAGAAGCGGTGA